The Carassius gibelio isolate Cgi1373 ecotype wild population from Czech Republic chromosome B19, carGib1.2-hapl.c, whole genome shotgun sequence genomic interval GTTGAATTCATTTTAAcatgtccatgctgaataaaggatttttttttttatttattttttttttatcttacctagacttttcaatggtagtgtatatacttAACAAATCTGATTAATACAAGTTAAATAATTCTTCCTTGTTATTTGAGTAATAAATTGTGGAAAACTTTCCTTATTCATTTCAATTAAAGAACATTTTTCTGGCTTTTAACATCTACTTACAATGATGAATGGTATACTGTTGAAAAATCCCAAATGTCTTGATAAAATGTAAACTACGCCAACCATCCTCTTGAAATAACTAGTTTGAGATCCATGAGATTCTTCTATTAAACGCTCCGAATTTCTGTCAGGTTTGTAGGGCGCTTCAAATCTCGCAAGGAGAGGGAGGCTGAGCTCGGGGCAAGAGCCAAAGAATTCACCAATGTGTACATCAAAAACTTTGGGGAAGACATGGATGATGACAAACTCAAGGACATCTTCAGCAAATATGGTTAGCTCTTTGTAGTACTGCGATTTATACACTTTGATTCTCTGCTGACGTACACATTACCAAACGCTTTTCCCTTTTTTGATCAGGTTCTGCCATGAGCATCCGTGTCATGACTGATGAAAATGGAAAGTCCAGAGGCTTTGGATTCGTGAGTTTTGAGAGGCACGAAGACGCCCAAAGGGTCAGTTCAACTTAATGTGGTCAAACTAATGTAATTGACTTCCTTACGGAAACTTAACCACAGGATGCACATGTACACATGTGCAATAGTTCTGCTCTCTTCTGACAGGCTGTGGATGAGATGAACGGCAAAGAACTGAACGGGAAGCTCATTTATGTGGGTCGTGCTCAGAAGAAAGTGGAGCGGCAAACTGAGCTCAAGCGCAAATTTGAACAGATGAAGCAGGACCGCATGACTCGTTACCAGGTCAGTGagagtgacctctgacctctgcagCCTTGTCAAATTCAGTGTTTCCTCCTCAGTGGACCACACTGGCCAAAACGGCTGCAACAGTGAATTTGTAGCCCATGGGCCTCACGTTCCTGTATAATGGATATGGAGGATAGAAGGGCTACATACAAATGGTTGTTATTCAAGGACATGAGTTAGACTGTGTTACTGCGTTTGGatcttcagttttatttattaaatccagGGGAAGTGTGTTGTAAGTTCTTCACAGCCGTTTGCTGTCTTTACAGGGTGTCAATCTTTACGTGAAGAACTTGGATGATGGTATTGATGACGAGCGTCTTCGTAAAGAGTTCTCCCCCTTCGGTACAATCACCAGTGCCAAGGTACGGTTATTTATACACATTCTAGACATCTACATACACATTGATGGTCTTATTAAAATTAATTGGTTTTAAAAATGGATTGTTTTACTTTAATGCACTTTCTTGGTCTAATTGTGTACACTTTATCAGTGCACAAATGTTTCCAGTTACTGTACTAAGCCTGAAAAGCCTTAAGCCTGAAAAAAACCATGGCATGTTTCTTAaagcggtcatgtgatgttgctaaaaagaacattatttggtgtaacgcAATGTGTTAgatatgcagtttaaggttaaaaaaaccaCATTGTTTTCCACATACTGGACATTATTGTTTCCcgtctatgccccgccttctgaaacgcatacactcggtctgaaaagtgaggtgtgctctgattggccagctatccagtgcaatGAGGAATACAATGATTTTGTTTCCCTTGATGTAATATCTTTGCAAAAGCCATTTCATGTAGATTTTTTAGACAAAAGTCGAAGTCTTCCCCCTGTTCTGTCGCAGGTCATGATGGACGGCGGTCGCAGTAAAGGCTTCGGGTTTGTCTGTTTCTCTTCCCCTGAGGAAGCCACTAAAGCCGTGACTGAGATGAACGGCCGTATTGTGGCCACTAAGCCTCTGTATGTGGCTCTTGCTCAGCGCAAAGAGGAACGGCAGGCCCATCTCACCAACCAGTACATGCAGAGGATGGCCAGTGTCCGCGCAGTGCCAAACCCCGTGATCAACCCCTACCAGCCTGCACCTCCATCAGGATACTTCATGGCTGCCATTCCACAGGTGGGTTGATTAACATTACTGCTTAGTTTTTCCCCTAATGTTTGTCTTGCATCACAGGCCCAGAACAGAGCTGCGTATTACCCTGCCAGTCAGCTCACCCAGCTCAGACCCAGTCCCCGCTGGACCACACAGGGCGTCCGGCCTCAGCGTAAGGCCACTGTCTATCCCAGAAACCTGCTTCATTAAATGAATCCAGTAGTGCTGATTCATACTAATAAAGACTTTTCAACAGACTTCCAGAACATGCCGGGCACAATGCGGCCGTCTGCCCCCAGACCGCAGTCCTTCAACACCATGCGTCCTGCGTCTCAGGTGCCTCGCATGATGTCCACACAGCGCGTTGGTGAGTAGTCCCAGCTTTTACATGCACCACAGCACCATCAGGTTTGGtgacataataataattagggctgGGGGAATAATGCATCACTTCTGAGATTCTCCAAATGCATCAGGATTCTGCCTCAAGTTGATCAGTTTGGTACAGCAGATGGTgctgcatgctttagaaacagcCGTACTCTGCTCATTTCCAAATCTTTACACCAacttgaacctaaaataatcattcataaaattgGAAAAGGTTGAAGTGAATTACAAGGGTGTTCACGGTGGGCTGAGGTGAAATTACATGACTCAGTCAAACACACAAGCGCTCCTCAGTAGTCTTTTTCTTGAGCATTTCAGTGTGTGGATAAAAACTAGATTAGAGCAATATCTGCTGTTAAAATCTAAGCTGAGAATCGCGATGCATCTCAATCGATCCGTGAATTGATTCTGCATCAATTTATCATCGCAGACCTGATATTCAGTGATTTTGTGATTAAACAAACTTGATTTCATTTGCCTTTGTAGTTTGTTAAAGACCGTGTCATTAGACCATGGAAATctgctgtcctgcagagtttatatTTTACCCTAAACAAGGCAAAAGTGTTTTATTGCTTACCATATTAAACTTTCTTGACTTCAAGTGGCTGTTGGTTTAAATCATGGTTCGTTAAAAACAGCCTCATAATACATTTGGGAACGTTTTGGCCTGCCAAGAGATATGTGACCTGTGCTGACGAAATGAATCacaatgagtacattttcaaaaattaGTTAATTTTACATTCTCcgttaaggcgagacactgcaggtgaacagggcaaaaaaaataactaatagttatcaccttacttacccagtttattgattacattgattattgcaaacattttttgtattacaagttttcaaaaatgttatgtttaaatatgcaaattaggcattatttaatgaaatatttgcttatttgcataaatgtctagtacaaaaatctgaacactagatgaaaatactttgaacagccagaaaaaaaaatattttcacaattttggggggaataaaatgttgtatataatcaaggaaaatatatatgaccAAATCCCTcttgtaaaaaccttcagaatatagacaggaataaaaatgtcaagtttggtgtgtgtaagtgctactgatGTGGAGATTTAATGGGATTTTATGGgtcggcctttaaaaatatgtattgtaattgaaatctattgacacaaacagataaagtgctataaaagaaacacttaacagtgtcttttggatgttttccttccactagtttgaaaaagtaCTTTATGAAAAACcgaaaagcccaaaatctcaaaattgacaggtgcttgtttttgcctgcagtgtctcaccttgAATGACCTTCTAAATGGAATCTGACAGAAAATGACAGATACATCCGTTTGAAGTCGATGGGGTCAGCTAAATcaatttaatcaaatcaaatcctgAAGTTTTCTGAAGGTCCCAAAGCAGATTCTCCTagcaaattaatttagttttttcagtTGAGTTTGTTACTGGTGATTCTCAGATAACACATTATTATGaattacataataatattcaaaacaAGTTCTTTTAAAGATTGGAAAGTGTTGCTTCAGTGGTTATTCAGGAGTTCATGTACAGCCTCAACAGttcttgatttaataaaaaagacgTAAATCTAGTAATAACACGGTAATAATACAGTAACAATCAAAACTGACTTTCTTGTTTCCCATTCTTTTAATAAGAAGTCATATGCACTTTgtctttaattgaaaaaaatatgctaCTAATGACTTCAGATGACCGGGTCTGGACAGTCCCATTCAAATTTTGAATGCATAATGAGGGGTGaataatttcagagattgttgcaGAAAAACAATCACATTACGTGTTACAGATGAATGTGGTGATCTCTCCACATCCAAACCTGGCCAGTATTAATATTGATGTTTCTCTCTCAGCTGCTCAGACGATGGGTCCACGGCCCAGCGGTGCAGCGGCTGCAGCTTCAGCTCCTCCGGTGCGAGGCGTCCCGCAGTACAAATACACCCCCAGTGTCCGCAGCCCCCAGCAGCACATCAACACACAGCCTCAGGTGACCATGCAGCAGGTACGACTGCGCTCCACCTTTAACCCTTCACGCCTCAAAGATCTGCTTTTGTGTTAACTGTACCCTGTgctggggagtaactagttacatgtaacggaaTTAcgttatttaattacaaaataaggttacactttattttaaggtgtctttgttacagtgtaattataaaattacagagtaatattaattaactacaagtACTtattatatggttagggttacttgcatgtaattatgcataatttattgttattataatagtaactaCATGCAACATGTAAGAAGGACAGttactgtgaaaaaaaagtgtaataaattacagttacttaaaaaaaaatagtaattacaAAGGGGTTACATCGGAAAATGTTTGTACACACATatagatttgatttatttatttatcaaatcaattttaaatctgtattttacCTTAAAAGGAAAAAGTCTGgttttgtggtggctgtgctttaaaattcAATTTTGATAATCTTAAATCAagtaaagaaaaatgttgaaaGTTTGACTGTAGTGTAGTGTTGAGCACAACTGTAAGGTTAACCCagcctgctttaaatgtttcaaaatgatgAACAATTTAGAAactaatttagaaaagtaatcaaaaatagAATCCGTTACATTAacaaagtaattgaaatagttaacatttttattacattttgaataggGTAGCGTCTAATCCAAAAGACCCTTCCCAGCACTGACTGCACTGGTTTACTGTGTTTACAGCCTGCTGTGCACGTGCAAGGACAGGAGCCGCTCACGGCCTCCATGCTCGCCGCTGCCCCGCCACAGGAACAGAAGCAGATGCTGGGTAAAGAGTGCTGCTTTTCACTGCATGCTCCTCCCACCACCTGACCAAACCAGGCTAATGTCTCATCTTCCTCTCACAGGTGAGCGTCTCTTCCCACTTATCCAGAACATGCATCCCAGCCTGGCTGGCAAGATCACCGGTATGCTGCTGGAAATCGACAACTCGGAGCTCCTCCACATGCTGGAGTCTCCAGAGTCTCTGCGCTCCAAGGTTGGACTCGTTGCTGAACGGGGGTTTTGTGAACTGCGTGGACTGAAGCACTGGAAGACATGTCTGGGTGTTTTGTCTGACAGGTCGATGAGGCGGTGGCCGTACTCCAGGCTCACCAGGCTAAAGAAGCCGCTCAGAAGACCGTGACCAACTCTGCTGGCGTGCCAAGCGTCTAAACCAAGGTAACGGTGTTCCCTGCTCGCGTCAAATGTTTCATGTGTTGGGAACTGCGAGGTCACAATGTCTGTTTTACAGGGGGACAAGGCCTCGAATCTTCACCGAGAGGAAAAAGTAaacattgcacaaaaaaaaaaaatacagaaaacatcgCAAAACATTGAAAacgatattttaaaaaaagaaacttgaAGGAGCCAGGTCTAGAGACGGGCATTCTAGGCCTAGTTAAggtataaaaaaaggaaaaataaaaagtaaaaatggactaaaataatgttaaataacaacaaaaatcaaCAGTATAGGTAATTAACAGCCGTAAAGCATTCCTGCCttgtttttattgcttttaaagCCTGGCCTTGTCATGTTCTCAGTAGGAGAAAAGTGACCGAACCGGCAATGTGAAGTTATCTTCAATTCAAAATATGCTTGCTCAAATAAAGCTCATTACAAATGAGTGAGTGTCTTTTTCAGATCTCTTTCAGGGGGATTCGGGATGCTGATGGTGTGGTGTTTTAAGTTCATGTCCTTAGACTAGATTCAGACTTGTAACACTGCACTTTTATAGCCCTTGTGTGATTACTGGGAAGAACAAGGGTGAGGAATGTTGGAATGAAAGAGGAAGATGATGAGTGCCAGGAAGGGAGGGTAGCTgcacaaaaaaggaaaacaaaaacttttttattattattattattattgggatGTTTACAAAGACATGGGATGTTGGGGTCATTTTAATAAGTGGAACCCTATTGTTCTACATTCTGTTGTAAAGAATAAAGGCAGGAGGTGAAGAGGGACAATCCTGGTAAAACTTATTCCTAACTCATTTCCCCCCCATCATTGGGAGCCCCTTTGAAGTTGTTGAGTGCTATGGTTTTCCAATAAGTAGAGGAACAGAGAATGTGTCATTGCTCGGCTGTGTTCGGAGGTACCTTACCAGTGAAGTTATTTTAGACATTTTCATTAAAAGGAAAGTGCACACTTTCTAATTTCTCGAGCTACTGTATGCCTGAACATTGATTTCAAAAGTAGGTCACTGAGATGCTTGTTTACATAGTTTAAAGTGTAGGTAATCATCAGGTTGTTTAGCAAGGGCATGGATATACTACAAAAGAGCCTTGACCTTATATGGGCGACCTTTCAAAGAACAAAGCttcactgattctgaagaaacATTCTTTAATTCCAGTTTGAAATAACGGATTTAGAATTTTAGTGTCACTTTAGTTTGTCTTGtttcaattttaaatgtaataaattttcatatttacattttggatttattttaaacatttcatggtTTGTCTCATGCACACTTAactcattttttaataattcttaAAAGATGGAAAAATTCAAACCTGCTCATTTTCATATTGTTTTGAAAAGTCTCTACGTTAAATTAATTTACTAAAGAACTCCAATGAAGCAgttgagaaatataatgatatatatatatatatatatttatatcatgtttgtgtttacataatatttgtatgtgtactgtgtaaattatatatatatatatatatatatatatatatatatatatatatatatatatatatatatatataaacatacagtatatattttgaaaatatttacatattcatatttttatatgtatatttaatatataaacaacatatttttcttaaatatatacatggatgtgtttgtatttatatatatatatatatatacataataaatatacactgtataCACACATTATGTATACAAAGATGTTGGATGTGATTACggtaatcgtttgacagcactaatatatattatatatattgcaatttgcaactgcatagcaactaACCACATTATGTAGTGTTGAGTTTTTCACGTGCCCTTTTTTTCTGgtaattttaaatcaaattcattACGTTTTTGCATCTACTTTCATGAATTTAATTGCATTCTCTCTCTCCTTAATGCACTACCTAACATTAACCAACGAGCATTACATTAcatgttatagtatttattaaactttgttcATTTTAGTAAAGGAAAATATAACTATCCATTGTTAATTCATTTTAGCTAAGGTTCATTAAATATcaacagatacaacttttaaaCTATAATTAGATATATATTAGTCagtgctgaaattaacattaggattaataaaagtatttttcatttttaggttaaGTTGTCTCGTGTATTTAACAGTAATTGCTGTTAAAACTATAAAACAGGATCAATATGTCCCGCGGCCTCATGTGAACGgcacatttactcaacctcagacTCTTAAAGGACAAGCTGGGCAAGCGTTGATGCTTAATCAGGATCCACTTTGTTTGATGTGAGCCGTTTCAAAATGAGCAAGTGTTGAAACCTGTGCGTTCAGTTCCTCATGTTAACCCTTTCTAGTGTACACTGCTATTCAGAGCTCGCTTGTCATGCTTCCACTCCAAATAGTTTCGTTTCCACTTTCAGAAAGGGACTTCACATGCCTGTCGCACGCTAAGTGATACCCACATCAGCTTTGATTATTTAGATTGTCCTATGACATCATTTGTATACAAAATtggatttaaaatgcaaaatcacTAAAGCTTTCTATATTCAAGATGATAACTGGACACCTCTTACTGAACTAAACAATGCAGCCTATTACTATTTGAAATGTCAGCTGTTGTATAATCTTTTACATGCTATTTATATAGAATAGGAGGTCACTAGTGTATACTATGCAGTATGCAGTACACTAGTTCTCCACTGGGAGGATATCTGATACCTCTGTTGACTTATTGATGTCAGTCAGTCTCTGATAAAGAGTTTCTCCCAGCAGAGACATTTAATGGCCTGTCCGTCATTGATCTCAGGTTCTTCTCTTTGCATAACTGGTTGTGTCAGGATGCATTGATCCTCACAGCTGTGTGAGCGGTGACAGATACTGAGTTACAGCATGAGCTTTCAAAACTCAGTGCTGGTGTTTAGTAGTCTAGTCTAGATTGTGAAATTACACGGTTTGGGTGGACTGACTGCTGAAACATCTCAAAATCGTTCTTTTAGttcaaataataatcatttactgaccctcaggtggttgttccaaagctgtatgactttcttctacagaacataaaagaagatattttgagaaatggctCAGTGTTTTCTGTCCAATGGAAGTCAGTGAATACCAAAACTCTGTTCCACAGAGAAAAAAAGTAGGTCGTACACGTCTGGAACGATGAGGAAATGAGGACCATatgttcattttttgggtgaactatccttttatgaTCAGTAGTTCCAGGCTTTGTGGGAAAAGTCATCTGTTTTCCACTTCCTAGTTCCTAGTACAtagcaatattattttattatattttattaaaagagtatagttgtttaaaatattcacattaaattacatttttaaccctGTTTGACTCAAAGAGTGCTGGCTAgtaactgattattattattttttttatatatatataaatttgcctaTTTCATCTTTTTTGTATTatacttaaattatttaaggCAACAACTGAATTTAAGATTCTAAGATgaattgttgtttattattttattttattgtcatgtTTAATAGACTTCATGATATTGCTAAAGAACAAATTAGATTTTCTTACTACACCGGTCAATAGTAAtcttaaaataatcaaaagtcTGAATATATTTGTAGTCCAACAGATTACTTTATGAACTATTTTCATGATGAAATATCCGTAAGTAATCTGCCCAGCCCTGGTCTTAAATCAGTGTGAACTGAACAACgtttaaacaaaatatgttttggaaGACAATGGCTTACTCATAATTTTGcgtaatattaacaataaaaaaactcaaaaattaattaattcattaacaaaaaacattaaatgctAAAATTACACCAAGTaatttaaagataaatataaatgtaaaaaccaaattaattaagtaaaataattaaatgatgaaAGTGCATAACAATGACTAAAACgtaaactaaaattacaatatatttaaaaaaacaaattaaaaatattaaacagtgtTGGGGTAGTGCATTACAAGTAAAGTGAGTTGTgtaatcagattatttttttcaattatctagcaaagtaacacattactttttaaatttacaACAATATCTACACAAAAGTAACTACTTTCCTA includes:
- the pabpc1b gene encoding polyadenylate-binding protein 1b isoform X1; the encoded protein is MNPSAPSYPMASLYVGDLHQDVTEAMLYEKFSPAGAILSIRVCRDMITRRSLGYAYVNFQQPADAERALDTMNFDVIKGRPVRIMWSQRDPSLRKSGVGNIFIKNLDKSIDNKALYDTFSAFGNILSCKVVCDENGSKGYGFVHFETQEAAERAIEKMNGMLLNDRKVFVGRFKSRKEREAELGARAKEFTNVYIKNFGEDMDDDKLKDIFSKYGSAMSIRVMTDENGKSRGFGFVSFERHEDAQRAVDEMNGKELNGKLIYVGRAQKKVERQTELKRKFEQMKQDRMTRYQGVNLYVKNLDDGIDDERLRKEFSPFGTITSAKVMMDGGRSKGFGFVCFSSPEEATKAVTEMNGRIVATKPLYVALAQRKEERQAHLTNQYMQRMASVRAVPNPVINPYQPAPPSGYFMAAIPQAQNRAAYYPASQLTQLRPSPRWTTQGVRPQHFQNMPGTMRPSAPRPQSFNTMRPASQVPRMMSTQRVAAQTMGPRPSGAAAAASAPPVRGVPQYKYTPSVRSPQQHINTQPQVTMQQPAVHVQGQEPLTASMLAAAPPQEQKQMLGERLFPLIQNMHPSLAGKITGMLLEIDNSELLHMLESPESLRSKVDEAVAVLQAHQAKEAAQKTVTNSAGVPSV
- the pabpc1b gene encoding polyadenylate-binding protein 1b isoform X2; translation: MNPSAPSYPMASLYVGDLHQDVTEAMLYEKFSPAGAILSIRVCRDMITRRSLGYAYVNFQQPADAERALDTMNFDVIKGRPVRIMWSQRDPSLRKSGVGNIFIKNLDKSIDNKALYDTFSAFGNILSCKVVCDENGSKGYGFVHFETQEAAERAIEKMNGMLLNDRKVFVGRFKSRKEREAELGARAKEFTNVYIKNFGEDMDDDKLKDIFSKYGSAMSIRVMTDENGKSRGFGFVSFERHEDAQRAVDEMNGKELNGKLIYVGRAQKKVERQTELKRKFEQMKQDRMTRYQGVNLYVKNLDDGIDDERLRKEFSPFGTITSAKVMMDGGRSKGFGFVCFSSPEEATKAVTEMNGRIVATKPLYVALAQRKEERQAHLTNQYMQRMASVRAVPNPVINPYQPAPPSGYFMAAIPQAQNRAAYYPASQLTQLRPSPRWTTQGVRPQHFQNMPGTMRPSAPRPQSFNTMRPASQVPRMMSTQRVAAQTMGPRPSGAAAAASAPPVRGVPQYKYTPSVRSPQQHINTQPQPAVHVQGQEPLTASMLAAAPPQEQKQMLGERLFPLIQNMHPSLAGKITGMLLEIDNSELLHMLESPESLRSKVDEAVAVLQAHQAKEAAQKTVTNSAGVPSV